GAGACGGAGAAAAGCATGCGGAAAAGTAATACGATAGCAACATTATGCGAGAGAATTGTCCaagcaaatcttttttttttcttttttccaaacGACAATAGATCTGAAAACATTCTGTCGTGActgctatttttgttttgtttgttttataaccAATCGCGGCCGTTCTGTGATCGCTTCAATGGAATTGTGATTAATCCAAGTCGAACAGCTAAGCCCCGCCTCCAATGGGCAGGTCCTTTAAGTGATAATAATATAACAGGGCTCCTGGGAATATCAGGAGAGTTGTAGAGCTTTAGCGCCTCGTTAATCACTTGGGTGCCTTATATTATCTCTGTTATAACTTCTGAAAACTGAAAGCGGTCTCCGCTTTCGCAGGGATATTGACAACGTTGCCTGGTTCTCTCTTCTTTTGCATTCGAGCAAAACCCCAAGACAACGACTCCTCGCTGACATCGCTATAGGAACTCTGAAGTTCCCTAACTTGGACACAGACGCCTCGGAGGAAAGACAGCAAGCGGCATTATCAAAAATGAAACTGGAAGTCTTCTCCGCCAGCCACTTTGTGGAGAAGCGGCTAGACGTGTGCAGTGACGCCGAAGGCAGTGTCTTATCGCCCCTTTCGGGAGAGGAAGAGTTGGGCTCGGATGGGGATTGTGTGGCTAATAGTCCCGCACCTGCCATCGCCAGCGCTGACGGAAAGGGCAAGCCCTACACCCGGAGACCCAAACCGCCTTACTCCTACATCGCCTTGATCGCTATGGCAATTCGCGATTCTACAACGGGGCGCCTCACTCTTGCGGAGATCAACGACTACCTGATGAAGAAATTCCCGTTTTTCAAGGGCAGCTACACGGGCTGGCGGAACTCGGTCCGTCACAACCTGTCACTGAACGACTGCTTTCTGAAAGTGCTGCGCGACCCCTCCAGACCGTGGGGGAAGGACAATTACTGGATGCTGAACCCTCACAGTGAGTACACCTTTGCCGACGGGGTGTTCCGGCGCAGGAGGAAGCGGATCAATAAAAAATCCACCAAGGACCAAGAGCCGCTGGAGTCCCCTGTCGCCGAGGACGCGTCACCCTGCTTCAGCAGCCCCTCGTCAAAAGACGAGAGCGCCGGAACCAAGTTCTCCAGCTCTTTCGCCATCGACAGCATCCTCAGTAAACCGTTCAAGAGAAAGGGTGGCTCGCCCGAGGTAGACGGTAGTCCCGCTGACAGGGCGATGTGGCCCTGCAGCAATCCGATGATGCCTTACGCAGTGAGCTACCCGCCCGCCGCCGTCTCCCACCTGCAGCCGATGTTCCAGGTCAGTTCCGGTGGCGCGCACATGCTGCAGTCGTACGGGCGCGGCTACTCTGAGCCAATCCTGGGCTTGGAGCACAGACGGGACTTTCTCGCCACCTTTCCATTGACTTCAGAAGGTTCCCCGCATTCCGAGTCGTTCTCCCCGTCTCAAATGGCCGCCCGGAGAATGGGCAGCTATCACCCATTCAAAATAGACTCTTTGCTTTCCTAaatgcagaagaagaagaagaagaagatatcCCGGGGAGATATTCTACTCTGAGCACTTTtcatgcactgtatattttttatttagacaCAGAATGCATTTTAGTGCATTAATACGAATCTGACGCTATAGGCAGATAACATAGCCTATGTGTCGTTGCTATTACTAATGACAAAACTTTCTCTGGTAAACGCATAATAAGGAAGAAGTAAATATTAGGGAAAATATTGTAAGTTATTTCATTCCTTGTGTCAGTTGGTTCGTAGGTCATTTCTGTTGCAAACGATGGCATCCGTGtgccaaaatgtataaacactCTTACTCtatttatgttttgtaaattgttgccttcaggaaaaaaagtttgttttatGACTGACTGCAAGATGTCATGGTTAAAGTAATGTTTGATATTGTGACAATGCTCGAATCGGGCTGTACCCACAATCGCATACAGATCCGTTTCGGAAAGGGCGGTTGCCTATGTAAAACAGGGAAGTGTTGTTGTTTCCTTCAAAAAAATGTGCATGGGCgttatttttgaataaaaaaaacctttagaaaatctgaaaaatgtgcAGTAAACTGACTATCTTTTAAAGTACATAAAAATACACGATTCCATAAAATGAGTTAATGTGTTCGCAAGAATGTTCAAATGAAAGATGGGTATTCTGAAAAAAAGCTAGACATAAATCAGGTAGAACAGGCATATTGTAGCCTCACATTTCTGGGTGGAGTAGCCTACCTGGTGAGGCCCTGCTCAGTCTTAAccgtttttttaaataccaGCTGTTTACAAAGCGTTCACTCGTGACATCATTCGCATACATGGACTGTGAAAACATGCTTTTGCATCACGAATTTCATCTGGGTGAAGCAATTTCTACATACTTCAGGAGAGACAGCGGGGCTTTTAACGCCTCCAGTGTAATCCTACATATTTGCTTACATCAAAGGTACAGTAACCGAAATGCTGAACTGATTAAAAGTGTTAAATTCAATCTTACAGGGCACGTATGGTCCATACTGAACTCATATGTGCTCTGTTAGAGTTTCACGGACACTGGGCATTCACTGTGCGCAAGCCAAAATACCTCACAAGATGGCAAAATGTTTCTAAAGTTTGTCAATACGGCGCCCGAGGGATTTAAGAATATAGAAAGGTTCTCCCTTACAACTTGTATAGCTGTGGTATCTGTAGTATCagcgctatctctctctctctccctctctctctctctctctttcgctctgacacacgcacgcacgcacgcacgcacacacacaggcatgtagcctctacgcacgcacacagcccGGGGTGTATCGTGCTGTTACTCTACGCGTTTGTAACATAATAACAGACGCCAGGCGGGCACATTTGGAAATATTTCCCCGGTAAGTAGATTATCAGGCACCTCGCGGCTTTGCCGTCCGGCTTGTCAAACCACTTTCTGGGCGCACCCTCTCGGCACGCTCTTTCCAGCGCGCCGGCGCAATGGCGGTCCTGGTTGTAAAACGTGTCAGAGCagaacaattaaaaaataaaacggtTTCTTGTGTCATTTCAACGTGTctgatggaaaaatgtacacaaaagTGAAAGGGAATCCGAACAATTCTAACTAACAAGCCAACTATTACAACTAATACATCCACTATTATTGCTCCTACCATTAGTAGTAGCAttagtaacaacaacaacagcaacaacaacaacaacaacaacaacaataataataataataataataataaggacaTTCACGTTGaatgacatttaatttaatgcagAATAAAATATCTAACATTTTTGATTTGTCTTCGATTTGTATGTCCATACGTTTTGATGTGAATGCAGAAAAGTCATACAATACTCACTGTTTttcagtagaaaaataaatattaccgttaacacaaatacagataAAAAGACGTAATTATGTCAGATTTGATTATGTCAATATGAAATAATATGATAATGAAACAGACCGTATTGAAATAGTatataatgagtatgttttctGTGAGTATATGGCCATTGTGCtgttaaaaatatacaaattacaGTCACCCAGTACAATACATATATACGAAACTGTGAtattaaatgaacacaaaaacagcatttGAGATATTACGCTGATATATCTtgcaaatatgcatttaattttcaGTACCACTGCTAACTAACAGAGGCGCGCTTCACCTGCATatcaaaatgtccagtgttaattcaactccaaCAGAGTAGGCCTACATATGAGTCTGAATCTGAGTCTGACTCTGACTTGGCAAAACaagtttaataaaatgtttaataaaggtctttaaatatataatatatcgaTAATACAATTTCAACCAGAGtgggttttttggaatgcttttcctcaagtcagtgttctagaaccaccagtcgtgattgttacatcaccaGAAGAACATTCTAATAACATTTCCTGTTCtgaaatggttaaaaaaaattaaaaaaataaataaataaaaatagacatTTATGTTCAGCAGTGCAGCAGTGTTCCCAAGGGTGCAGATCTCCTAGGACAGGTGAGTCCAAACaccatgctgtgtgttcagcgCCACAATTCCTCCTGAATGAAAGGCAGTCAGAACACAGGATCTCCTGCTGATCATTAGGTGCTGACAATAaagtattcatattttattattcctttatttaatcATTGAGATCATTTTTCTAGAGAGTTACCTGTTAAAACAGAATGTGATATAACAGTCAATAGATCAAGATTTATTTCAAACACACAGTACCCATAATGTCAAGTACAGataggattttattttttaaatcatttgaaTACACATTAAATTCGTGGTGTCATttattcagtcattaaatctGTGGTGTCAATCATCTATTTAAGTTAAGgcatttgtgaagaaaatgttACAAAACCCAGAATCAATGAAGACTACACCGATCAGCAGCACTGGTCCGCAACCAGGTGAGGTCACATATAATGACAATAAAATTGTCATAGATAACAAAAGAAATTGcaataaaatggcaacaaaatggataataaaatacaataaggttaaatataataaatacaaaataaccaTAAAGTGCAGCAGTTAATCTAGGCTATGATACCATTATCCTTATGAATTGACAGCACCATATCACAGAATCCTAGAGATACATACATAGTTCAACTAATCTACCTCAAAACTCAAATCAGAATTATATTTAAAGatgcatattacatttttttaaatctcacagATACATGCAACATGCTTTTACTTTACATGAATATTTTGCTTACAGATTTCCCTATATTATGCACAGTAACTGACATTAGTAATTGACATTGATTAACATATaatattaacaacaacaacagctaaaTCCATGCATGGGGGATACAAAGCATTACAAATTAAATCTGATCAGTGAAATCCTGAAAACAATAAttgcacaaaacacatttagccATTTAGATGTACATctttaatcaaatatataatattaatgaaAGATCATTGAAAAACTGTAGACTAAAATAGTGTTTATTCGACTATTGTGTTTATTAGAAAACTGACCCCTGCGTCGACTGTAATCAGCCCAGTGTCACGAGCTGTCCACGGTCCTGAAGCGTTGTCATGACGTCGACGTGCAGCTCAACCGTACACAACGCAATTTGTGTAACAAATCTCTAATACAGGGGCATTCATCCGGATTAGACGAACGGCGAATACGTAGTTTTACGATGTTCCAAGTATAACTGTCTCCAATTAGTTTAAATGTGGCAATTTAACTGAcggtatatatttatttatttatttatttagttagttagacctattcattcactcattaattaattcattaattcagtcatttacTTCGGGTGAATTCAGGAGTCAGAAACtgaatttacagagaagggtcccaaattacctgaattcacccaACGTAGCTATTTAGAcccacttatttatttaatttcttttattataatttttaaagCGAGTGACGGATCATGGGTCGTCTCACAGTCAAAATGAAAATTGCTGATCATTGAGAAAATGATGATGAAACTAAAGTCAtacaatttgttatttgtttgtaaaattGGTGTGAGGTAGACAATGAGGTGGACTGTTTACTAGagtcaaaaaaggaaaaacacaagGACCCATCGTCCTAGAGGCCGTAAAACAGTAGCACAGAAAGCATTCGTATATACCTGGTATATATATGACATGATGGCATTGAGGTCATGGCAAAAGTGAAGATGGCccgtaaaaaaaatatgttaaaatgttacTGACTAGTGATTGGCGGACATGCCAAGTTATAAAACAACGAAACCGCTCAAGCAATTTTCCCGGATTATCCAAATTGCCTACATTAGGTCTAGGCAAAGAGGCCTATATAATGCCATTCATCATTGAATCTGTATACAGTATTCCAACtatcaaaaatacatttgtgtcgAATTTCGTATAATTGCATCTTTTATAGCAGGGCAAATTAAATTAGGGAAATATAGCATCGTCTTACGATGTGTAGACGATACGCTTCTGAATTGCAACGCTGGATAACCGAGTTAGACTGTTGCATATTGTACTAGCCAGCCGACGTATATTTCacagtaatatatatattaaaggCTTATGGCAGATGTACCGCACATTAAAATTAGATTTAATGCTAACAAATTCAGGCCTACTTTTTGCCTGACACAGCACGCGAGTCTTTTTTCATGCAACAAGGTGACTGGTTTCCAAATGGTTTTAAATTTACAGTATTTTCGCCagggagagactaaacacaatttggcaccaaaaatccacaaaaatgtatttgcacttTCACTGGAGGATAGTATGTCCATCAATCGAtattttgattcatttttattggaTATGACACTCTTACCAACATGTCAGTGTTTCACAGATCGcatagtatatatattttacattacagagAATGTATGGAAGCTGGAGAAAAGTCTGTTGCTTCGGCAACAGAAGGCAAATTTGCCAGCGTGAGAGAAGAAATGACACGTGATCCAAACAAATGGGTACCCTTAAAATTGCATCCAAGCTTACAGGTCAATTTCCTCTTGCAAGCAtaaacgcacacatgcacacacacacacacacacacacacacacacacacatacagacatggttacgcacatacataaacacacacacacacacacacacacacatgttcacacacattaAAGACAAACCTTTTTTCATCTTATTTCCTTATGTCCAGGTATCAAGGTACATAACAAGTTTAGAACCACAATGGTGGGTAGCATgattgtgtaaaaatgtaaatcattttTTCTACAATACATGCACAaagtaaaatgaaaagataagGGTTTCCCGGCAGGTGAAGTGTGTTATGGTAATggaatatatataatatatattacgATGATGTGATTACAGGTAACATTCCCTTTAAAGTCATGCCAGGTATACAggaatatataatatttataaaataatattttaacataATGTAACAGAGTGAGAGCAGTGTGTTATTCAGACATTGTATTAAAGTAATTTAAGAGGTTCTTCCAGTGTAATTTGTCATCCTGTCGCTTTGTAGGAGATCACTGCTGCGCTATACTTAACGCGTACAGTCACTCACCATCACGTGCTCCGCAGGTGACAGGTAAAGAgcgatgggaaaaaaaacaagacgtTTTCAAGTACAATGCTGCAACCTGCAGGTGAAACTCCAGAATGGCACACCTGCGAGAGAGCTCTGTAAGCTCGCGCCTCAACTCGACAACTAAGGTGAGTTCTATCGGCGAAACGTTGAGAGACATTTCGCGCACGTGCCACCCCAAAAAGGTTAATTCGGATACAGTttatggccattttgttttctacaATAAAATCTGAATAGAGATCCTTCTTCGACACGGTAGTAAATGTGATACAACGCGTGCCTATGAAATCGCTTTGGCGGATCAAAGTTGAAAGTGACAGAATTGCGGCGCCGCATGTATGCTGGAAACGCAGGCCATCCGGTTGGGAAACGGCTATGTTAAAGATGAGGAGGATTCGAGTTAAACGTTCGGTCGTTTTCACTCCTGATTTTCCTGTCGTGGTAACTGCACTTAGACGATGTtccgttttaaaaaaagaaatgtcaaagGTTGTAATTAACCCCCCTTCTCGGGCGTTCTATCCATTTGTTTGTTGGAAGGGATAATATAAGACAATTCGAACTGCCTAAAATTCAATTCAACCTGACAATGACCTGGAGGAAAACCATAAACGAGAACTATAACCTGCAATAGGCCTAAATGTTGTCAAAATCCCTTATTTTCAGAAGCTCTATATTGGGCGCATCCCGGCATATTTAAAAGGGTGGTTATCAGGACGTTCAGGTGTTCGttgtgaaaagtgaaaaataaacttcaagTTTAATTTGATCTTTCAAGTAACTTCGAAGCAGCTTGTTTAGCAACATTACTCCTCCAGATGTTGTACGTCTGTATCATATAGATTTTTCTTTATCTAAAAAaagtttcatattttcattttactttcAGTTTGGACGATTTCCAATTGTCATGCAGCCTGCGCTAAATGAAACTGTAGCGCAGTCTCCCATAGCAACATTACTAATTGGGCCTTCAGGAGTGAAAAGCTTGAGACAGGAAAGCAGTACCGACACGATACGAAAATAGTTTATTATTGTGCAATAATAAATACTATAACAATCTTCTCATAAGTAAGCTATAGtaccttgtaaaaaaaaaaggcttctgAAATATCTAACATATCCATCATCGCACATGAAAGTGCCCGGACCAATAATACACAAACACTATTTTAGTCCAGAAAGTGAAATTTCATTAATTTcgacaaaaataacatttcgtTTTTGTCTAGACCTGCCATTCGCAGTCATTATACAAGGTCTAAAGGGTCAAGTAGAAAATGTTCAACAGGAAGAGCATCTTGAcacaataatatatattttctaaatgGTGTGCCTATTCGGTTAATGTGCGCTGTACATTGTCTTGAGAAATACCGCCTATTGTAAATATATAGTAAACATAATGGCTATTGGGCTATAAAATTCAACTATAACACCATGTCATATTTTGCAAACAAGCATCgattttctttattgttttgcTAAATTCCTAAACACTACGACGGAATAAGAACTGTAACATCTATAATCTAACGGGTATCCTTTCATCCTAAAATATGGTCTAAATTACATCATGATGAAGGGCGATATACAAGAACAGcacaaaaactaaaacaatacaAGAACACTAGCTGACCTGCTTTAATAATATATCAGCAAAATTATACAGGACCTCGCACTGCTTAGAATGTCTTCCCATATGCACGCAATACTCAGTTATGGCCATTCAATGTGTAGTAAATGTTTATAAGGTCGTTCACAATATTTTCAATGCTTAAAACGTTCACAATATCCTTATTATTACTACAATTATTATGTTGCTGCGGTGTAATAT
The sequence above is a segment of the Conger conger chromosome 4, fConCon1.1, whole genome shotgun sequence genome. Coding sequences within it:
- the foxq1b gene encoding forkhead box protein Q1b, yielding MKLEVFSASHFVEKRLDVCSDAEGSVLSPLSGEEELGSDGDCVANSPAPAIASADGKGKPYTRRPKPPYSYIALIAMAIRDSTTGRLTLAEINDYLMKKFPFFKGSYTGWRNSVRHNLSLNDCFLKVLRDPSRPWGKDNYWMLNPHSEYTFADGVFRRRRKRINKKSTKDQEPLESPVAEDASPCFSSPSSKDESAGTKFSSSFAIDSILSKPFKRKGGSPEVDGSPADRAMWPCSNPMMPYAVSYPPAAVSHLQPMFQVSSGGAHMLQSYGRGYSEPILGLEHRRDFLATFPLTSEGSPHSESFSPSQMAARRMGSYHPFKIDSLLS